A single region of the Leptolyngbya subtilissima AS-A7 genome encodes:
- a CDS encoding peptidylprolyl isomerase, with protein sequence MNSPANPEPSPMLHIGDQVLTPADAVLRLQRYGMLPALIKELVIDQAIAATTLTPEQSAQALDQFLQANQVTTPEQQQGFLAQRGLTEGDLLALAQRARKLQQYKLDTWGHQVESYFLQRKGHLDRVLYSLIRTRDAGLAQELYFRIKDDGQPLADLARQYSEGQEAQTGGLIGPVELSVPHPALARILSISQPEQLWPPTRVGEWFVVVRLEKFLPARLDDGTRQRLIDELFNTWLVEQVQRELQANAILGASSLPTKND encoded by the coding sequence GTGAACAGTCCTGCTAACCCAGAGCCCAGTCCAATGCTGCACATCGGCGACCAGGTATTGACTCCCGCCGATGCTGTGCTCCGGCTACAGCGCTACGGGATGTTGCCCGCGCTGATCAAAGAACTGGTGATTGACCAAGCGATCGCCGCCACCACTCTCACCCCAGAGCAAAGCGCCCAGGCCCTAGACCAGTTTTTGCAGGCCAACCAGGTGACGACCCCAGAGCAGCAGCAGGGGTTTTTAGCCCAGCGGGGGCTGACCGAAGGCGATCTTTTAGCGTTAGCTCAGCGGGCTCGAAAGCTTCAGCAGTATAAGCTCGACACCTGGGGACACCAGGTTGAGTCTTACTTCTTGCAGCGCAAGGGACACCTCGATCGGGTTCTGTACTCCCTGATTCGCACCCGCGATGCGGGCTTGGCTCAAGAGCTTTACTTTCGCATCAAAGATGACGGCCAACCCTTAGCCGATCTGGCCCGCCAGTATTCTGAAGGGCAAGAGGCCCAAACCGGTGGCCTCATCGGCCCCGTAGAGCTCTCGGTGCCCCACCCGGCCCTAGCCCGGATTCTCTCCATTAGCCAACCTGAGCAGCTCTGGCCCCCGACCCGCGTCGGCGAGTGGTTTGTGGTGGTGCGCCTAGAGAAATTTTTGCCGGCCCGCTTGGATGATGGCACTCGCCAACGTCTAATCGACGAGCTGTTTAACACCTGGTTAGTTGAGCAAGTGCAGCGGGAGCTTCAGGCCAACGCTATCTTAGGAGCGAGTTCTCTGCCGACAAAGAACGACTAG
- a CDS encoding isopenicillin N synthase family dioxygenase, with protein MTPPPIPVVSYADLIGPTAVRQRAIATLGQALEDIGFFILEPHPVSPEVVRRAYQVAAEFFALPDAAKTQYSLTQHGGGGFSSFGSEQAKGYTSPDLKEFWHVNRYSLTATDSPWPQEVPSFRPVITRLYEQLMACAEVLLAACSDYLDQPSNWLVDMARGGNTVLRLAHYPPVGQPAAGSLRAAPHEDINLITLLCEATAPGLEILTQDGHWLPVKTTPGQIVVDTGDMLQNLTNGLFRSTTHRVVNPQPSNQARLSMPFFVHPRPEIDLTPVGSLIDRTGGTPQFPPITAAAYLAQRLGEIQVEPVV; from the coding sequence ATGACCCCGCCGCCCATTCCTGTGGTGTCTTACGCAGATTTAATTGGCCCTACGGCGGTGCGACAGCGGGCGATCGCAACCCTGGGCCAGGCCCTAGAGGACATTGGCTTCTTTATTTTGGAGCCCCACCCGGTGTCGCCGGAGGTGGTGCGGCGAGCTTACCAAGTAGCTGCTGAGTTCTTTGCCCTACCCGATGCTGCTAAAACCCAGTACTCCCTAACCCAGCATGGCGGCGGGGGCTTCTCAAGCTTTGGCAGTGAGCAGGCTAAGGGCTACACCTCACCCGATCTCAAAGAATTTTGGCACGTCAACCGCTACAGTCTCACTGCTACCGATTCGCCCTGGCCCCAGGAGGTGCCCTCCTTTCGCCCAGTGATTACCCGCCTATATGAGCAGCTCATGGCCTGCGCAGAAGTCCTGCTGGCAGCCTGCAGCGACTATCTAGACCAGCCCAGCAACTGGTTAGTGGACATGGCCCGTGGGGGCAACACAGTGCTGCGCTTGGCCCATTACCCGCCCGTGGGCCAACCTGCCGCCGGTAGTCTGCGAGCCGCCCCCCACGAGGATATCAATCTCATTACCCTGCTTTGCGAGGCTACCGCCCCAGGGCTCGAAATTCTTACCCAGGATGGGCATTGGCTGCCCGTCAAAACCACCCCCGGTCAGATCGTGGTGGATACTGGCGACATGCTGCAAAACCTCACCAATGGCCTGTTTAGAAGCACTACCCATCGGGTGGTCAATCCTCAACCCAGCAACCAGGCCCGCCTATCAATGCCGTTCTTTGTCCATCCCCGTCCCGAGATTGACCTGACCCCGGTAGGTAGTTTGATCGATCGCACTGGGGGAACGCCTCAATTTCCTCCGATCACTGCCGCTGCCTATCTAGCCCAACGACTGGGGGAAATTCAGGTGGAGCCGGTGGTGTAA
- a CDS encoding SLBB domain-containing protein: MTRFRPMDWGMGVLMAAATFSGLAGRALAETLPLNNPAEPEEAAPSIIQRLREPGLGTAEESFPEAYVLGPGDRIRIDIFNIPEFSGPENGIHEVLVDGTLSLPMAGVVAVQGLTLAETQAALVDSYAPLLTRPPQLTVTLLSVRPVRVVVAGEVNRPGTYTIELEAEASGGSAGAGRQWPTLTQVIQEAGGITQQANIKDIQVRRPQRQGEAVLTTSLWELIRTGDISQDVRLRDGDTIVIPKAVAIVPEESVAISSANFSPEEIPVQVVGEVARPGGVTLPANSTLNQAILAAGGFQRSRARNSTVELVRLNPDGSVDQRTVNVDLSAAANDTTNPILRPNDVVIVDRNIAAAAGDTLGLFLSPFTSLTTVLRILGF; this comes from the coding sequence ATGACCCGCTTTCGACCGATGGACTGGGGAATGGGGGTGCTAATGGCCGCCGCCACCTTCAGTGGTTTAGCTGGTAGAGCCTTGGCAGAAACTCTGCCCCTAAACAATCCGGCAGAGCCTGAAGAGGCTGCTCCGTCAATTATTCAAAGGTTACGAGAGCCTGGACTAGGCACAGCTGAGGAAAGTTTTCCTGAGGCCTATGTGCTGGGACCAGGCGATCGCATCCGCATCGATATTTTCAACATTCCAGAGTTCAGCGGCCCCGAAAACGGCATTCACGAGGTGCTGGTCGATGGCACATTGTCCCTTCCCATGGCTGGGGTAGTAGCCGTGCAAGGGCTGACCTTAGCCGAAACTCAAGCGGCCTTAGTCGACAGCTATGCCCCATTGCTGACCCGGCCGCCCCAGCTCACTGTCACACTGCTGTCGGTCCGCCCGGTGCGGGTGGTGGTGGCTGGCGAAGTCAACCGCCCTGGTACCTACACCATTGAGCTAGAGGCCGAAGCCAGCGGGGGCAGCGCCGGGGCCGGTCGCCAGTGGCCCACCCTCACCCAGGTGATTCAGGAAGCGGGGGGCATTACCCAGCAGGCCAACATTAAAGATATTCAGGTGCGGCGGCCCCAGCGCCAGGGTGAGGCCGTTCTCACTACCAGTCTGTGGGAGCTAATTCGCACCGGCGACATTAGCCAAGATGTGCGTCTGCGCGACGGCGACACCATTGTGATTCCCAAAGCCGTAGCGATCGTGCCCGAGGAGTCAGTGGCGATTTCTAGCGCCAACTTTTCTCCAGAGGAAATACCAGTGCAGGTAGTTGGTGAAGTAGCACGCCCCGGCGGGGTAACGCTGCCCGCTAACTCCACCCTGAATCAGGCCATTCTGGCCGCAGGCGGATTTCAGCGCAGTCGGGCCCGGAATTCCACGGTAGAGCTAGTCCGGCTCAACCCCGATGGCAGCGTTGACCAACGCACCGTGAACGTCGATCTATCTGCGGCTGCTAACGACACCACTAACCCGATATTGCGTCCCAACGACGTAGTGATTGTGGACCGCAATATCGCCGCCGCCGCTGGCGACACCCTAGGAC